One Obesumbacterium proteus DNA window includes the following coding sequences:
- the actP gene encoding cation/acetate symporter ActP gives MKSRLLTLLSLAVLPFSSHAADAITGAVERQPLNIQAIIMFVIFVGATLYITYWASKRTRSRKDYYTAGGNITGLQNGLAMAGDFMSAASFLGISALVYTSGYDGLIYSLGFLVGWPIMLFLVAERLRNLGRYTFADVASYRLKQKPIRTLSACGSLVVVALYLIAQMVGAGKLIELLFGLNYHVAVVLVGVLMVMYVLFGGMLATTWVQIIKAVLLLAGASFMAIMVMKSVGFSFNTLFNQAMEVNPKGPAIMRPGGLVSDPISALSLGLALMFGTAGLPHILMRFFTVSDAKEARKSVFYATGFMGYFYFLTFIIGFGAIVLVGSNPAFKDAAGALIGGTNMAAVHLADAVGGSFFLGFISAVAFATILAVVAGLTLAGASAVSHDLYANVFKQGKATERDELKVSKITVLVLGLVAIGLGILFENQNIAFMVGLAFSIAASCNFPILILSMYWSKLTTRGAMVGGWLGLLTAVILMILGPTIWVKVLGHAAPIYPYEYPALFSMAAAFIGTWLFSITDNSEAAVQERGRFYSQFVRSQTGVGISQGTSH, from the coding sequence ATGAAATCTCGCCTTTTAACCCTGTTATCCCTAGCTGTACTGCCTTTTTCCAGTCATGCTGCTGATGCTATTACAGGCGCCGTGGAAAGACAGCCGCTAAACATTCAAGCCATCATCATGTTTGTGATATTCGTTGGCGCGACGCTCTACATCACCTATTGGGCCTCCAAACGTACTCGTTCGCGTAAGGATTATTACACCGCAGGTGGCAATATTACTGGTCTGCAAAATGGTCTAGCCATGGCGGGAGACTTCATGTCAGCCGCATCGTTCTTAGGTATTTCTGCACTGGTTTATACCTCTGGCTATGACGGACTGATTTACTCTTTAGGCTTTTTGGTTGGCTGGCCAATCATGCTGTTTCTGGTTGCAGAGCGCCTGCGTAATTTAGGCCGTTATACCTTTGCCGATGTGGCTTCGTATCGTCTTAAACAAAAACCAATTCGAACGCTCTCAGCCTGCGGATCGTTAGTGGTCGTTGCCTTGTATTTGATTGCCCAGATGGTGGGCGCAGGAAAGCTTATCGAGCTGCTGTTTGGCCTGAACTATCATGTTGCCGTCGTTTTAGTCGGTGTACTTATGGTGATGTATGTCCTCTTTGGCGGCATGCTGGCAACCACATGGGTGCAAATCATTAAAGCCGTGCTGCTGCTGGCTGGCGCATCGTTCATGGCTATCATGGTGATGAAATCTGTCGGTTTCAGCTTCAACACCCTGTTCAATCAAGCGATGGAAGTTAATCCAAAAGGCCCTGCGATTATGCGTCCTGGTGGGTTGGTTTCAGACCCTATCAGCGCATTATCTCTCGGCTTAGCCCTGATGTTTGGTACCGCAGGTTTGCCTCATATTCTGATGCGCTTCTTTACCGTTAGCGATGCAAAAGAAGCACGTAAGAGCGTGTTCTATGCCACCGGTTTTATGGGGTACTTCTATTTCCTAACCTTCATCATCGGTTTTGGCGCTATCGTACTCGTTGGTTCAAACCCTGCCTTTAAAGACGCCGCTGGCGCACTGATCGGCGGCACCAACATGGCAGCGGTTCACTTAGCCGATGCAGTAGGAGGAAGTTTCTTCCTTGGCTTCATTTCTGCCGTCGCCTTCGCCACTATTCTTGCTGTGGTTGCAGGACTAACGTTAGCTGGGGCATCTGCGGTATCTCACGATCTGTATGCCAACGTATTTAAACAAGGCAAAGCAACAGAGCGTGATGAGCTAAAGGTATCGAAAATCACCGTACTGGTTCTTGGGCTTGTCGCTATTGGTTTAGGTATTTTGTTCGAGAATCAAAACATCGCCTTCATGGTCGGCTTAGCATTCTCTATTGCCGCCAGCTGTAACTTCCCAATACTGATTCTCTCTATGTACTGGTCAAAGTTAACAACAAGAGGAGCGATGGTCGGTGGCTGGTTAGGTCTGTTGACCGCGGTGATACTGATGATTTTAGGCCCAACGATTTGGGTCAAAGTCCTCGGCCATGCTGCGCCAATCTATCCCTATGAATATCCGGCGCTCTTCTCCATGGCCGCTGCTTTTATTGGCACATGGCTATTTTCTATCACGGATAATTCAGAAGCCGCAGTGCAAGAACGTGGACGTTTCTACTCACAGTTTGTGCGCTCACAAACGGGAGTTGGGATCTCACAGGGAACTTCACACTAG